From the Elaeis guineensis isolate ETL-2024a chromosome 16, EG11, whole genome shotgun sequence genome, the window GTGTTTTTTTcactttatctaatttacattgACTGACTGGGTCACTAGGTTTGATATATTTCACACTATTGTGGATAtatatttcagattttttttttttaaaatgatgaaTAGAAGCAATATCGTGTGTAATTCCTTCACAGTCCTTAATTTACAGGAGTGGATTTGATTCATTAGCAATAGCATCAGATCTATATTGCAGATGTTCAGTCAAGAATAATAAAACAGCAGAAGGCCAGTAGTCCTAGAAGAGGAAGAGGCAAAAGCAGCTGTAAAAAACCAGCCAAGCATGCGATTTTGCTTCCCTCCATTTGTTTCATTGTAGATGGGGCCAatagccaaaattaaattttcaataCTAAATAGTCGCTATATGGTATTTTATAAGTGTGAGCCTTGGCGCAATAGTAAAGTTGCTCCATTGTGCCTTGGAGGTCACTAgtttaaaatatagaaatagcTCCTCAACATGTAGGGGTAAGGCCATGTACTTTTGAACCCCTCCAGACCCTACAATAGTGGGAGCCTCGTGTATTGGGCCGTCTATTTGTAACATAAGTTTGATGACCCGCAATATACTACTCTAAAACATGCTTTTGGCTTAAGAAAGCAAGAAACTAATAATGGTGATTTGGAGGAAAATGAGCATGCACTTCTAATACTTTTAACTGAATGCCTAAATTTGTAAGTGAAGCTTGGACAAACGAGGTCTACCACAGAATCTGGTTGTCTGCTTTGTTTAAGCATTTAGGTGACAATTATACTTTTACAGTTGTCAACCTGTTTTAATTACACAATGTACACATAAATATTTCTTAAAGTATATGGATCACTAAGCAGAATCTTGGCTTCACCATTGGATCAGGGCAATGCCCATCATTGTTAAGATGAACAATTTTTCTAGTTATGCCTTTTTATGTTTTACTTACATCAACCCAAGATTAAAACTTGAAAAATGTGCTTTATTTTTTAGTGATAACCAATTGAGGGGGAGCTCTCTTTGGTCATCCTGCAATATACTCTTGATAACATGTGATGCTCCATACTTCATCTAAAGATATCAAACAGCAAAGCATTTAGTTATAATGTTTGAACATGTCATATGATGGGTGGGCACTTGCAGAATACATGTTGTGCCATGACATACCATGCCAGTGCTTGCTTGGCATGCATGAGCATGCATGGGTACCAATTCCCCTGACCTGGAGGAGTTGGGCATGCAGCCATAACACATGCCATTCTAGGAATAGGAAGAAACGCGATGTAATATGCACGCTCAGACACCAATCCTTCTTTGGCTACTATTCAGATAATCTTGCTACTCATATCGAGAAGTTGGAATTATTTGTACCACTTAAGCAATATGATACATGTCGATGCAATAGTGCTAATTTTGCAAGTTGAAAGAATGAAGACAGCACGTATTTAATTTTGTATGAATCATGAAAGCATAAGAGACTAAATAACGAAAGTATGGCGGCAATATCCTAAGACCAAACTATCCACAGTATGTCTACATTCATCCAAACCCTTTCCATCAACCAAATTACAGGGTAAAGACTACTAAAGAGGGCAAATCTAGTAAGAGTTGAACATCATGTAGAGGAAACTTACACTTCTTATGTCTGCATCTttgacatctaaatcagtcataaccATGATGAATTTGACCTTTGTGTTAGTCAGATACCCATACCTGCAAAGCATACAATGCTCTAAGCGTGCAGTGTCTGCACATCAGACCCAACAAAGAAGTGACTCCAATAAACTTACACTTTGTAATTCTCTGTTGGATACAGAAGACCAAGAAATGTCTCATTTAAAGTAGATCCACTTTTCTTGGGATTATTAACTGTCAAAGAAAAGGAACAAAATAAGACAGAaagctgcataaaattttatgttatcTGGAGTAAtatatttaaggagctattccctTTTACAACCATAAAACCAATACCAAATGGTTGGGATAATAATTATGGGTAAAGTTGTGTTCCAGCTAACAACCACAAAACTACCAGAATTACTTCCATAATCCGCTATTAGCAACCCATACAGACAATACAGGAACAAGGCGAGACTGATATTgctaacaaatttttttttgaacaaatTAGCTGCAGCAAATTCCCTGGGGCTTCCATCAATGGTGGGATATACAACAGTCAGTAACAACCCCTTTAAGAAGAATGGCATCTAAGAGCAACGAAGAGAGATAACATAAGGAAGAAAATTTGAGAGCAGTAGGAGAATAATGGAGAAACCACAATGATCAGGCCGCATTGATGTTCCACAACTCTGAAACTATAACTGTAAAATCAGTGTAGCCCACTTGCAAAAATGCTTCAAAGAAGCAAGACATCAGTTGTTAAAGATGCACTGAAGAGAAGGGGTTGAAGTAGAGAAAATTGTTTTGGGATAGCCCAATTAAATTGAACAACAAATCTTTCATAATCTCAAATTTTGGATTTCCCAAACCATTCCTACTAGATTACTGACAAAATCTATAATTGTGAACAAAGCATAAGGTACCATATAGAACATGGGCAAGTCATATTGTAGGAACATTAAGAGTAAACAGTTACTCAAAGTTAGTGATTGATGGGCCCTTAACTGAGGATGCACTACAATATAATTTTCTTGATTTGGTGAATAAAAGCATTAATAGTTCTGCACTTAAATGTCCACATAACTGCAAAAGCCAGAACTTTTGGATCAATGTATACTTCAATATGTGACAAAACAATTTTTGACCTTTATTCTAACATCTAATTATGACATCATTTAATTGTGTGGACCACGTGATACCTCTAATGAAATGCCATACCCTCCACTTCCAAAAAATTTCAACAACATGTGGTCCTTTAAAAGCCAAGAGATCAAATGaacaaagcttttattttttctctcataacccaatttttacatattttattgtcAGTCTTATAATTTTGGGAAAAAAATTGAGGTTCAACAAAGAATTAATGTCAGTTATTTACATAactgtaaaataaattttttaactgATCTAGCAAATAAGTTATATTCAGATACAAACAATTAATGTTTTAAGATTTGCACGTTAATTAAGGACAAAGAAATCAAGATATTGTCTCTATGTCCTTTCTGGGTGAACAATTTGTAGCATTCGTTTCATCCATCAGAACCTAACTATGagaatatgcatatatacatagttttctcatgaaatattcatcattaaattattttttaatcatttATTCCTCTTAAAATATCTTGGTAGTTTCCCTTTCCATGATGCCATAACATCTGTAATCATCGAAAAATAAGATTTGTGTTCATGACTTAACTCATGAATGATAATAGAGATGGATTTATGTTGGACGGTTGGAGGCTTTATGAGTAGCACATGGCATTGCAGCTTGCAAGGTTTGCCAATCAATGACGTTTTTCAAATTCAATGAGTGTATGATGGCACTATTGCTTGCACACACGCACACACGCACATATATATATTACAAACTTTGACGTAAATCCATTTCACTTCACAAAACACATCAAAATGTGGATCATCTTTAATGATATATGTATTAAAAAGAGGCATGCCCCTCTAACTAGAGCAGTACTAATCCTACAAAACTAGAGCAGGAAAAAGACTAACTGGACACAGAGACATCTAAAATCTTTGCAAAGACACTTCCAATGGAACAGTGAAGTTCAGAAACTGTGACAAACAGAAGGAAAACATATGTGTCCATGTTGCAAATGTTTGATAGCAAATCTGACAACATATCTAGGTCCCCAAGACAACATTCATGTCCAATAATGTATGTATTTGGAATCAAGGAGCAACAAAAAACTAGAAATAACAGCATTCAAGCATCAATAATATGGTGGCTGGTAACGCACAAAATAGAACATATCAACGCAGTCAAGACTGGAGTCAACGTGATACTTATCTCACTATACTCCAACTTACAATACCTCAACCTCTCAATACATAATTGTCTCACAATAAGTTTGCAGCCTTTCTAAAACAACAACCAGTTACCTTAAAGGTCAATAAAGCTCATTCATTTTGGCTTGGTACAGGCACATACACAATATATAGCTATGATCAATGCTTTAAAATTTACCAAACTAATTgatatagaatatcaaaaagaacaTAAGAGGCATTGTGAATGAGGGAAACAACTACAGCAAATCTGGTTTTGCTAAAAAAAGTGGCTTTGATGTTGGAAAAGCAAAAATGACCAAATCTGGGTGAATGTAATTAAGCAATATAGGAGAACAAGAGTGTTGAAACTTTAGTCGAGGATATGATAAATGTGTCTTAACATCTAAAAGAATTCTGATGAGCAAAGCTTTTTCCCCAAACGAAATAAAAACCAACAAATAAAATTGAggagtgttgcggccaatcccctcgtcgcctggtcgccgggaacgagcacctgcaagagaagtccacactgactggagatgcctccgacggggaccctctgacggtcaagtcagggagaagactaggcaacagtagaaaagaatcagggggaCTCAGTGAGAGAGAGTGTGTGAGaactagagagagagagtgggtCCAGGGGTTTTCGAAAGAACCTCCCCGCAGCACTattgccttccccgttttatagtagagcgcggcgtggtgccgttattaatggcgcagacaactggaggagttgtcaaatcgtcggaggctgtcagagtcgccgcggactgtcaagtcgccgtgggctatcaaatcgctgggattaatctatgtcctttgCAGGACAATGCTccagggcggctatgccgcacgCCCTTGTCAGGACGGCAGccctcagcagtcgtacggcgtttgggggagccgaccgaccatatgtcggtatTTGGTTGCGGGACGTCGGGCGAAGACCCagggacaccgtcggctggtctggcgcattgcgggaatcggacatcggccaccacccccgcctgacagtgagtcggtagagtcggactccgccgttcGGCTAGTCGGGAACAGAATGGATCCGCCCGACCGATATACCTTCGGTCGGACAGTGTCgacagtcgtcggtcggtgcggtcggtagagtcgagcACCGGTCGGGCAGGCCCGAGGGTGAGTCGGCGTGAAAAAGatcgatcggtatatcccaacaaggagTTTCAACTATAAAGTTTTAAGAAACAGTCAGCTTAATTACTGgatcatatctgataaaatttgatctctgGTATTTCAAAAAGAAAGACAGTGATGCTAAATGCTCCATAAAACAGTAAAACACCGATGTGGCTTTAACTTAGAGACGGGATTGTGAGGGGAGGAAGGGAGGGAAAGCTGAAAGCCTGCTTGGTGCTGTTGCTGTTTTCATGTCACTTGTTTCTCTACATATTAGTGGAACACCACTAGAGATGGATTTTGAAATAGCATTTGCACAGGACTTTTGCtattcttttcatttattttcaCTCTTTCCAGAAGCAATAAATCTTGCTTCCAAAAGCTCTAAAAATTCTactaacaaaataaaagaaaggggtTTCATCTAGTTCATTTCTTCCCTTGGGTTTTTGAAAACAAAACAGAAAAAGTAAAACCCAATACAAAGCATGCCCTAGGTTATGAAGTATTTCAATATGTTGATTTGCAGGATAGGTGGAATGTGCACACTCAAAACCATTCATACAAGAAATTCTTCAAAGTCCTACAAAATGTTATCATGCTGTTATTCCATTAACGATGAATAAATTCAGTCTCCCATGTACAAGGAGAATTAGCAACATTATCTCGTACAAGAAAAAGATCATGACAATGGGACTCAAGATTGTGCTTCACCGTATCGATGCACAATCCACGAACTGTGTAAAAAGAACAACAATTCGTGGACCATTTGCCGTCTTcacagagaaatttttgcagcaTAAAAAGCTCAAAAGAAAAAGGTTCTTGATTCGATCTAAGGTGAATGGGAGAAGGAAAGAGGGGACCTCGCTCTTCGATGACGTCCAAGGAGCAGTGGACGATGTGGTGGAGCTTCAAAGCATCGTCGGCTTCCGTGAAGCTCTGCAGGTACAGCGGATTGTTCTGTGCCACGGATCACGGCCGTCAGATGAAAACTGAGGGGCAAAAGTGGTGAGCGAGCGGGAGATGGGAGTACGGACCTGGTGGCCGACGACGGCGACGCAGACGATCATcttcggcggcggcggcggacgaTCTCGGAGTTCGGGGTTGCAGAGAGGGGCCGGGACTCCGATCTCCACCGCGCGAGGCTATCGACAGGCCTTTGCTGCTTGGACCAGCGCACTGCGTAGCTGCTTTTGCAAGCGAGAATCTGACACGTGTCGATGAAGGCCACTCCTGACGCGCACCCAGGCCAGCTTCGAAATGTTTCAGATTTTCTGGGTTTCCGGTCTGGTCAGGTTAGAGCTTTTTGGACACCCCCgtcagaggaaaaaaaaaaaaaataccgctTCATCGGACCGTACAATGgcggatctaaaaaaaaattattttataagatcaatataataaaaaaaataaatgtatcaagaaaaaaaataatgataaaatattattttttaaaaaaataaaatatataaaaaagataatatataatattttaaatattttttataataaaaaataaattgatgtgatttttttaagatataaaaatatattgatgtaAGATTTAGATATAAGAGATGACTAGATGGGATTGGGACGGAATattaaagataaataaaaaaataattaataaaaaaagagatagaaggaGAAAGACGTCAAAGTCTcgtgagaaaaaaagagaagatatgTAAGTCATTAAAGAGAGCAAATGcagatcataattattttttaatataattttttttatttttttaaattttatatgagatatgaagtTAATTCATAAATTTAATGAAATTAATTTGAGCTTTTTCTTATGTtgtcgtaatttttttcttcatttttctatTAGTAATTtagtatataaatatatgaatcaattttttttatgggaTCAATTGATCTCACTTTTTTTTCTTGCATTCGTCATTGGGGTCATATAATGCAATTAGTTTATAATCTTATGTGATGCATTGGATGCAATTTTTGTCATTGACAATGAAACTACGATGCCTTGTATGTTCACAATGC encodes:
- the LOC105059656 gene encoding uncharacterized protein isoform X2 encodes the protein MIVCVAVVGHQNNPLYLQSFTEADDALKLHHIVHCSLDVIEERVNNPKKSGSTLNETFLGLLYPTENYKVYGYLTNTKVKFIMVMTDLDVKDADIRSDLALDDWTFDSELRWTSSCMSTGGL
- the LOC105059656 gene encoding uncharacterized protein isoform X1; this translates as MIVCVAVVGHQNNPLYLQSFTEADDALKLHHIVHCSLDVIEERVNNPKKSGSTLNETFLGLLYPTENYKVYGYLTNTKVKFIMVMTDLDVKDADIRSFFSRFHAAYVDAVSNPFHVPGKKITSKSFGQRVSSMVKSFVPGATT